The Streptomyces nigra genome includes the window AGATGCGTCGCCACGAGCGGGCCCGGCAGCAGCGCCCGGCCCGCCTCCTCGAAGACCGGTACCGCCTCGGGCAGTCCGAGCCCCACACCGCCCTCGCTCTCGGGCAGGCGCAACGCGAAGAAGCCTGCGGCACCCAGCTCCCGCCACAGCTCCCGGTCCAGCCGGCCGGGCCGCTCCACGGCGTCCCGCAGCGCCTCGGGCCCGAACCGGCGCGCCAGCAGCTCCCGCACACCGTCCCGCAACGCCTGCTGACCCTTGTCGAGTTGGAGTCGCACCGTTCACCGCCCCTTCGGCAGTCCGAGGATCCGCTCGGCCACGATGTTCCGCTGGATCTGCGAGGTGCCGGCGGCGATGGTGTACGACAGCGAGGAGAGCCGGTCGAGCACCCACGGCCGGTCCAGGTCCAGCGCCTGCGCACCCAGTACGTCGGCGGCGGTGTCGTAGAGCCGCTGACGGGCGTGCGAGTAGGCCAGCTTGAGGACCGAGCCGGTGACGCCGGGCACCCCGCCGCCGTGTTCGGCCTCGCCCACGTTCCACTGCGTCAGCCGCCACAGCGCGCGGAACTCCGCGTGCAGCCCGCCCAGGGCGCGGCGCAGCGCGGGGTCGTCCCAGCGGCCGTTGCGCCGTGCCTCGGCGGCCAGCTCGCGCAGCACCCGGTGGCAGGCCACGACCTCGCCCACGAAGGCCGTGCCGCGTTCGAAGGACAGGGTCACCATGGTCACCCGCCAGCCGTCGTTCTCCGCGCCGACCCGGTGGGCGACGGGGACGCGCACGTCGTCCAGGAACACCTCGGCGAACTCGGTCGAGCCGGCCAGGGTCCGCAGCGGCCGTATGGTGACGCCGGGCGCGTCCATGCGCATCGCCAGCCAGCTGATCCCGCGGTGGCGCGGGGCGCCGGGGTCGGTGCGCACCAGCAGCTCGCACCAGTCGGCCACTTCGGCGTGGGACGTCCAGATCTTGGAGCCGTTCACCACGTAGTGGTCGCCGTCCCGGTGCGCGCGGGTGCGCAGGGCCGCGAGGTCGCTGCCGGCGCCGGGTTCGCTGAAGCCCTGGCACCAGACCTCGTCGCCGCGCAGGATCGGGGGCAGCCAGCGCTCCCGCTGCTCGTCGGTGCCCTCGGCGGCGATGGTCGGCCCGGCGTGCAGCAGCCCGACGAAGGAGGCGCCCACATAGGGCGCTCCGGCCCGCTCGGTCTCCTCCAGGAAGATCAGCCGTACGGTCGGGGAGGCGCCCCAGTGGACGTCGCCGTACCCGGCGTCGTGGAGCCGGCGCTGCCAGCCGAGGTCGTAGGCGCGCCGGCCGGGCCAGTCGTCCGGGGACGGCGGAGGCGGCAGGGTGGGGAGCACCTCGGCCAGCCACGCGCGCAGCCGGGCGCGGAAGTCCTCCTCCTCCGGCGTGTGGGTGAGGTCCATACGGCCTCCATCTGATGAGCCGTCAGATACTGCGCACGGGAAGGCTAGGCCCGCACCCCTGGACCGGCAAGGCGTCCGGCCCTACGCTCTCCGCACGATCTGACGGACCGTCAGTCAACAGATGGTCCGCTCGACGACAGGGGGCCGTCATGGACGACACCGCGCACACCCTGGCTTCCGCCCGGACCCTGTGGGACCTGCTCGCCGCCCGCGCCCGCCTCACACCGCACCGCCCGGCCCTGCTCCAGGACGACCGCGCGCTGGACTTCGGCGCGCTGCGCGACCGCGCCGAGCGGGTGGCGGCGGGGCTGTACGGCCTGGGGGTGCGGCCCGGCACGGTCGTCGCCTGGCAGCTGCCCACCCGGATCGAGACGGTCGTGCTGTCCTTCGCGCTGGCCCGGCTCGGCGCCGTGCAGTCGCCGGTCATCCCCTTCTACCGGGACCGCGAGGTCGGCTTCGCGCTGCGCGAGTCCCGGGCGGAGTTCTTCGCGGTGCCGGGCGTCCGGCGGGGCTTCGACCACACCGCGATGGCCCGCCGCCTCGGCGCGAAGGGCGTCCTCACGGCGTACGACGTCCTGCCCGAGGGCGATCCGGCCGTCCTGCCGCCGCCGCCCGCCGAGGGCACCTCGGTGCGCTGGATCTACTGGACCTCGGGGACGACGTCGGACCCCAAGGGCGTGCTGCACACCGACCGTTCGCTGATCGCGGGCGGCTCCTGCCTCGGGCACGCGCTGCGGCCCACGGCGTCCGACGTCGGCTCGATCGCCTTCCCCTACGCGCACATCGGCGGCCCCGACTATCTGGTGATGGTGCTGCTGTACGGGTTCCCGGCCGTGCTGTTCGAGCAGTTCGCGCTGCCGGAGGCGCTGGACGGCTACCGCCGGCACGGGGTGACGATCGCCGGCGGCTCCACCGCGTTCTACTCGATGTTCCTGGCCGAGCAGCGCCGGCAGCCGCCCGGTACCCGGGTCGTCCCCAGCCTGCGGCTGCTCGCGGGCGGCGGGGCGCCGAAGCCGCCCGAGCTGTACCACGCGGTGGTCCGGGAGATGGGGGTGCGGCTCACCCACGGGTACGGCATGACCGAGGTGCCGATGATCACGATGGGCACGCCGGACGACACCCCGGAGAACCTGGCGACGACCGAGGGGCGGCCGCCCCGGGAGATGGAGGTGCGGATCGTCGACGGCGAGATACGGCTGCGCGGGGAGGCCGTGTGCCGGGGCTATCTCGACCCGGAGCAGACCGCGGCGGCCTTCGACGCCGAGGGCTTCCTGCGCACCGGCGACCTCGGGCACCTCACCGGCAGCGGGCACCTGGTGCTCACCGGCCGTCTGAAGGACGTGATCATCCGCAAGGGCGAGAACATCTCGGCGAAGGAGATCGAGGATCTGCTGCACCGGCACCCGCATGTCGGGGACGTGGTCGTGATCGGGCTGCCGGACGCCGAGCGCGGGGAACGGGTCTGCGCGGTCGTCGAACAGCCGCCCGGCGCCCGGGAGCTGACCCTCGAGGCACTGACGTCGTATCTGCGCGGGGAAGGACTGTCCCCCCACAAGCTGCCGGAGCGGCTGGAGGTGGTGGACGCCCTGCCCCGCAACGAGACCCTGCGCAAGGTCCTCAAGTACCGGCTGCGGGAGCGGTTCTCGGACACATCCGGGTCAGGGCCGGACGCTCACTCCGGGACGGTGAAGTAGCGGGCGAAGGCGGTGACGACGTCGTCCTCGGTGACCGTGCCGTCCCCGTCGGCGTCGAGGGCGGCGGCCGCCGTGCGGGCCGTGTCCGCGGGGACGCCGAGGCGGCCGAGCACGCGCGCGGTGTCGTCGACGGTGACCGTGCCGTCGTCGTCGGTGTCGGCCACGGCGAGGGCCGCGTGCAGGAAGGGCCGGGCGATGTCGGCGAACCGGTCGGGGTTGTCGCGCAGCCGCTTGACCGCGCCGGTGACGAACTCCTCACGGGTGATGCGCTGGTCGCCGTCGCGGTCGGCGATCCCGGCCATGCCCTGCCAGAAGGCCTCGGCGCCGATGTAGAGGGCCTGGCCCTTGTCGGACCGCGCCGGGGTGCCGAACTCGGCGAGCAGCGCCTTGGCCGCCGCGCTGAAGTCCTCCCGGTCGATGTACCCGTTGCCGTCCTGGTCGAAGGTGGCGAACCGGGCCGCGATCCTGCGCTCGTACTCGCTGCTGACCATGTCGTTTCGGGCCGCCTAACGTCACGTGGGGTGCTTGTCGCACGGAGCGTACGACGCCGCGGGCCGCCGGGGCGCCTCGAAGCGGCGGTTGTATCGGAACCGGGGAATTTCCGGTACGAGGATGTGGCCGACCCGCCGGGAGGGCGGGGCGCGTTCAGGCCGACAGGGGACGGGCGTCGTCCGCGACCGCCGCCGCCACGTCGGGATAGACCTCGAACAGCCGACGCACGCCCAGCGCCCCGAGCACCCGGTTGACGTGCGAGCCGTCCACCGCGCCCTGGGCGGGGAGTATCAGCCGCAGACTGCCCTGGCAGGACCGGATGAGGCGGCGGGCCGCGATCAGCACACCGACCCCGGAGGAGTCGCAGAACAGCACGTCGGACAGGTCCAGCACGAGGCTGTGGCGCCCCTCGGCCACCACGTCGTGGACGTGCTGGCGCAGCACCGGCGAGGTCACCAGGTCCAGTTCGCCCGACACCTCGAGGACGGACCAGTCGCCCCGCTCGTCACCGGTCACTTTCAAGGTCACCACCACGCCCCTCGGCCGTCGAAACGGAAGCCATTCCTACGCTTCCTTGCAGCGCGGCTGCCCCAGCGGCTGTTCCCTGAAACTCCCTGCAGAAAACGGTCACCGATCAGATAAGGCTTGTTTCCATCGCATTCGATCCTGTTCGATCGTGTCTGGTCGCACGAAGCGGGTAACCGACCGCGAGCGGAGCCCACTACCACGGATGCGAGGTGTGTCACCAGCCATGACGCTGCAAGGGGCGCACATTGCCACAAAGGGGCGTGTGCCGCCGGACGTGCCGACTACATTCGTGGAGACGGCGGACGCACGCTGGACAGGGACGGACCGGTGAGAGCCTGTTCACAGGCTCCGGAGGGGGGCCGTATGGCGAAGAAGGACGCACCGCCCCGCTGGGACCGCAAGATGCAGCAGCGGCTCGCACGCGGCGAGGCGGCCGCCCTCGGCGAGCTCTACGACAGGTTCGCCTCGCTCGTGCACGGACTCGCGCACACCGTGCTGGGCGACGAACGCGCCGCCGACCGCGTCACCCGCGAGGTCTTCGTCCACGTCTGGGAGCACCCCGACGCCTACGACCCCCGGCAGGGTCCGCTGCGCTCCTGGGTCGCGGCCCTGGCCCACCGGCTGGCCGTGCAGAGGCTGCGCGCCACCGAGACCGCCGCGCTGGTGCGCGCCGGGCAGGGCTCCACCGAGGAGCTGGAGCGCAAGGTGCGCCACGCCTCGGTCGCCGCCCGCGCCGACTACATCGTCCAGTCCATGCCCGCCCCGCTGCGGGCCGCGCTGGAGCTGGCCTACTTCCAGCGGCGCGACTACCGGCAGACCGCCGCCGACCTCGGGGTCACCGAGGAGGAGGCCCGCCGCCGGCTGCGTCTTGGCCTGCAGCTGCTGTCCACGGCCCACGACGCCGGGGCCGGGCCCGGGGCACCACCGGAGTACGGGGGTGCCGCATGACCGGGGCCGAACCGTACGAGCCCGGCGACCACGACCGGCACGGCCTGCACGACCACGACCGGCACGATCGGCACAAGGAGGAGAACGGCCCCGCGGACAGCACCCGCGGAGCCGACGGCATGAACAGCGGCGACGGCGACGACCAGCACCCCACCCCCGAGCCCGGCCCCGGACGGCCGCCCCGCATACCGGTCCCCCGGACCTCCGTCGAGGACACCGGGCGCCCGCTGCCCGACCTGCCGGACGCGCCCGTGCCGGTCCTGGAGCACCGGGTGCTGAAGTCGCTGCTCGGCGCCTGGGCGCTGGCCGCCTGCTCGCCGGAGGAGACGGCCGCCGTGGAGGAGCACCTCGGGGACTGCGGCGGCTGCGCCGACGAGGCGCTGCGGCTGCGGGAGGCCGTCGGCCTGCTGCACCCCGCCGAGAGCCTCGACCTCGACCCGTCGCTGCGCGCCCGGGTCCTGCAGGGCTGCCTGGAGCGGCGCCCGCCGCGCATCCCGGTGCCCGAGTGGGCCGCGCCCTACGACGCCGAGACCGCCCGGCTGGACGCGCTGCTGCAGGACTTCGGGGACGCCGAGTGGCACGCGCCCGTACGGCTGCGGTGGTTCCGCAAGGACGAGCCGACGAGCCGCCGGACGACCGTCGCCGGGGTGATCGCGCATCTGCTGACCGTCGACGGGATGGTGGCGGTCGCGCTCGGCCTGCCCGATCCGCTGGGCGAGGTGTCCGCCCACCGCCCCACGCCGTCCGCGCGGACCGAGGCGTACTGGCGGGCCTCGCACTTCCCGCCGACCCGCGCCGTGCGGGCACCCTGGCGGGAGCAGACCCACGACCTCGTCCGCACGGTCTCCTTCACGGGCGGCGGCACCGGCGCGCTGTCCGTCCCGTACGGCGACTTCGAGCTGCCGCTGCGGGACGCCATGCTGGACCGGGCGTTCGAGTGCTGGGTGCACGCCGAGGACATCGCCGAGGCGGTGGACTACCCGTACGAGCCGCCGTCCGGCAGCGATCTGCACCATATGGTCGACCTGGCGGCGCGGATGCTGCCGAGCGTGCTGTCGGCCCGGCGCCAGGCCGGTCTGGCCGCCCCGCCGCCTCCGGGCCGTCGGCGGCTGGTGACTGCGGGCGAGCCCGGCCGGAGCCTGCGCCTGGAGATCGAGGGGTCGGGCGGCGGCGAGTGGCTGATCCCGCTCGACTCCCCGGCCGCGGTGGGCTCCGCAGAGCACGAGGTGGCCCATGTCGCCCTGGACGGCGCCGAGTTCTGCCGGCTCGCGGCCGGCCATGTGCCGCCAGCGGAGGCGGCGGCCGGGCAGGTCGGCGACCGTGAGGCGATCAGGGACGTGCTGTTCGCGGCGGCGAGCCTGAGCCGGATGTAGGGCGCGGGCTCCCCCGGGCCGTCAGGCGAAGACGACCGTACGGCGGCCGTTGAGGAGGATCCGGCGCTCGGCGTGCCACTTCACGGCCCGCGCCAGCGCCTGGCACTCCACGTCGCGCCCGATCGCGACGAGCTGGTCCGGCGTGACGTCGTGCCCGACCCGCTCGACCTCCTGCTCGATGATCGGGCCCTCGTCGAGGTCGGCGGTGACGTAGTGCGCGGTGGCCCCGATGAGCTTCACGCCGCGGGCGTGCGCCTGGTGGTAGGGCTTGGCGCCCTTGAAGCTCGGCAGGAAGGAGTGGTGGATGTTGATGATCCGCCCGCTCAGCTCCTTGCACAGGTCGTCCGAGAGGACCTGCATGTAGCGGGCCAGCACGACCAGCTCCACGTCCTCCTCGCGCACGACCTCCAGCAACCGCGCCTCGGCCTCGGCCTTGGTGTCCTTGGTCACCGGGATGTGGTGGAAGGGGACGTTGTACGACCCCACCAGTTCGGCGAAGTCGGTGTGGTTGGACACCACGGCGGTGATCTCCACCGGCAGCGCGCCGATCGAGGCGCGGAAGAGCAGGTCGTTCAGGCAGTGCCCGAACCGGCTGACCATGAGCAGGACCCGCATCTTGTCCCCGGCCCGGTGGATCTGCCAGTCCATGTGGAAGGAGTCGCCGATCGCCGCGAAGCTCGCGCGCAGCTTCTCCACCGTGACGGGGGCGTCCGCCGAGAAGTGGACGCGCATGAAGAACAGTCCCGTGTCGTGGTCACCGAACTGCTGGCTGTCCTCGATGTTGCAGCCGGTCATGAAGAGATAGCTCGACACGGCGTGCACGATGCCCTTTTTGTCGGGGCACGACAGAGTGAGGACGTACTGGTCGGCGGGGACCGCGACTCCGGTGGACTGCTCGTTCATGCAGCACAGGGTCCCATACGACGGGTGCCGCGCGGGCGGTCGTCCCGCTACGCGGACCGGGTCATGATGCGCAGCACCTCGAGGGTGCGCGGCGGCGCGTCCGGGTCCTCGCCGTCGGCCGTCGCCAGCCGTACGTGCGCGTCCCGCGCCGCCCGCACCGCCTCCGGCCAGCCCGGGTGGTCGACGTACGCGGAGACCGGGGCGTCCGGGCCGACCTGATGCATGATCCGCAGCACGCGCAGCACGGCGGTGTCGACGAGGGCCGCCTCCTGGGAGTCCCGGAAGATCGTGCCGACGTACTTCTCGGCGGACCAGTTGTCCAGCCAGGTGTCCTCGACGAGGCGGTACACGGCGTCGGTGACGTCGCCGTAGCCGTCCACGCCGGCCAGCCAGACGTCCCGCTGGAACACCGGATCGGAGAGCATGTGCAGCGCGGAGCGCACATTGCTGCGCCAGCGCCACCACGGCATGTCGTTGAGTGGCATGCCGCCCATGGTGGAGGAGCGACGGCCGCGACGGGAAGAGCTATCCGAACCTTGCACGGTCATCGATCGTACGTTCCCCATCCCGGCGGCCTCACCGGCCCCCGTTCTTCACCCCACCGTGACCTATCCGTGACCGAGCGTCACGTTCCTCAGAGCTGCACCGGCTGGCGCTGGGTCAGGCCGTACTCGCGGGCGATCGCGTTCCACAGGTCGGCGGCCGTCTTCTTCTGCTGGCTCGCCGTCCCGCTGTCGCGGTTGCCGGCCTGGGTCTCGTCGGTGACCCGGGCCTGGCCCTTCTTGCACAGCTTCTTCTTGTTTCCGGCCACCTGGTCCGCCCAGGCCGCGTAGTGGTTGTCGGCGGACGCCGACGCCTGCCACGCCCTGTTCAGGGCGGCCGTCAGCCGGGCGTGCTCCGGGAGCCGGTCCACCTTCAGCTTGGCGAGGTCGGCGACCAGGCGGTTGCGCTGCCCGGCGGCGTCCCTCAGGTCCTGCGCGGCCTGCTGGAGGTTCCCGCAGGACTTCACGGAGGCCACGGCCTTGATCACCGCGGTGCGGCTGTTGCCGCTGTCGGCGAGCAGCTTGTCCAGGGCGATCGCCTGCTCCTCCGCCGGGTCGGCGGACGGCGAGGCGGACTCCTCGTTCGCGGGGGCCGTCGCCGAGACGGGCTGGTTCGCCTCGGTCTTGTCGTCGTCGCCCCCGCCGGCGAGCAGCGCGCCCGCGCCGATGCCGAGGGCGACGATCCCGACGCCCACGGCGGCGATCAGCGGGACGCGCGAGCGCCCGCGGCCGCCCCGGCCACCGTCGTCGTCGTGCGGTCCGGGCCGGCCGGGCGGCGGGTAACCGCCCTCATGCGAACCCTGCGGCTGCTGCTGATACGGGGGCAGATGCTGCGTGGCCGGGGCGTGCCCGGCGCTTTCGCTGCGGAAGAGGTTGTCGAAGTCCGAGTGGGGCTGACGCTCGCCGGGGCCGCCCGGCACGGGCGGCAGGAACTGGGTGGGGTCGGCGCCGGAGGCCGCGGGCATCGGACCGGCGCCCTGCCGGGCCCGGCCCAGCACCTGGGTGCTCTCCCCGTGCGTCTCGGGCGGCAGGGCGCCCGGGCCGACCGGCGGGATGACCTGGGTCGCGCCCTCGTCGGCCGGGACGGGCGGTATGAAGCGGGTGGCCTGCTCGTCCGGGTTCGCCGCGACCGGGGGTATGTACTGGGTGGCGCCCTCGTCGGCCGGGGGCATCGGGGCGCCGTAGCCGCCGCCCGCGGGCGGCATGGGCGCGCTCCCGCCGGGACCGCCGTAGGCCCCCTGGCCCTGGCTCGGGTCCTGCACGTACTGCTGCTGTCCGTACGACTGCTGCTGCGGGGCCTGGTACTGCTGCTGGTCCTGGCCGCCCCAGGACTGGTCCTGCGGCGCGCCCCACGGCTGGCCCTGCGCGGCGGGCGGGGCCTGATGATGCTGCTGCTCCGGTCCCCACGGGGTGCCCCAGGACTGGCCGCCGGGCGGCGCCGAGGGCGGGGGCGCGGTCGGCGGGGTCGCCGGCCGGCCGACGGGGTCGCCCGTCATCCCCGGCAGCAGCGGCTCACCACCGTCGGAGGGCAGCACGATGCCTTCGCGCGCGGGCCGCGCCGAGGGCTCCTCGCCCTGTCCACTCTGCGTCACCGGGACTCCTACTAATGGGGGACCTTGTGAATCGTCGGCTCACGCTACCGGCTCCGCCGACGCCGGTGCCACGCAGCCCGGTGCGTGACCGGCGCCCCTGTGACCGCCGTTACAGTCCCGGCCCCTCATCCGTCCGGCAAGTCCCCTTTCGCCACCCGCGCTTCGCGTCCCCCTTCCTTTCACCTCGCCTTCACGACCGGCCGCCCGTCCCGTCAGGCGGCCGCCTGAAGATCGATCCGCTCCCCGAAGTCCCTGACCACGGGCTCGTCCCGGTACGGCTCCAGCCGCTGCTGGAAGTCCTCCAGATACTCGGCGCCCCGGTTGGAGCGCAGGGTCTCCAGAAGCTCCACAGCCTTCAGGCCCGTGTGGCAGGCCTGTTCGATCTCCCGCTGCTGGACCTGAGCTGTGGCGAGAAGCACATAGCCGATCGCCCGGCGGCGTGCCTTCGTCTCCGGCAGCCCCGCCAGCGACTCCTGCGCCCGCCGCGCCGCCGCCTCCGCCTGCCCGAGGTCGCGGTGGCAGTGCGCCAACTCGTCGGCGAGATACGCCTCGTCGAAGTGCCCGATCCACGCCGGATCGTCGCCGGACGCCGGATCCGCCGCCTCCAGCGCGGCCACGGCCCGCCCGGACGACAGCTGGGCCGAGCGCGCGTCGCCCATCAGCGCGTGCCCGCGCGCCTCGGCCGCGTGGAACATCGCCTCGGCCCGCGGGGTCACGCGCCCCCGTGCGCCCTCCTGCGCCGCCCGCGCCAACTGGGCGATCTCCCGGGGGTTCCCGAGCTGGGCGGCGAGATGGCTCATCGAGGCGGCCAGCACATACCCGCCGTATCCGCGGTCCCCGGCCGCCTGCGCGAGGCGCAGCGCCTGGATGTAGTAGCGCTGGGCGAGGCCCGGCTGACCGGTGTCCACGGCCATGTAGCCGGCGAGCTCGGTCAACCGCGCGACGGCGGCGAACAGTTCACGTCCGACGGCCTCCCGGTACGACCCGGCGAGCAGCCCGGAGACGACGCTGTTGAGGTAGTGCACGACGACCGGGCGCACATGCCCGCTGCCGTACTGGTGGTCGAGGTCCACCAGGGCCTGGGTCATCGCGCGTACGGCCGCCACGTCGGACGGGCCCACCCGCGGCCCGGCCGAGCGCGCGACCTGCGCGTCGGGCGCCGAGATCAGCCAGTCGCGGCTGGGCTCGACCAGGGCGGACGCGGCGACGGACGAGCCGGACAGGAAGTCCCGCCGGCCGACGTCGCTGCGCCACAGCTCACACACCTGCTCGATGGCCCCGAGCACGGTCGGCGAGAACTGCAGCCCCACGCCGGAGGCGAGGTTCTTGCCGTTGGCCATGCCGATCTCGTCGATGGTGACGGTGCGGCCCAGCTTGCGGCCGAGCGCCTCGGCGATGATGGCGGGCGCCCGGCCCCGCGGCTGCTGCCCGCGCAGCCAGCGGGCCACGGACGTCTTGTCGTAGCGCAGGTCGAGACCGTGCTCGGCGCCGCACATGTTGACCCGGCGGGCCAGCCCGGCGTTCGAGCACCCCGCTTCCTGGATGAGCGCCTGGAGCCGTTCGTTCGGCTGCCGCGCGACGAGAGGCCTTGCGGCCATTGGCGTACCCCCTGTGACTGCGGTGCCTGCCCGCGCACCGAGTTGACGTCCCTGTCACCGCCGGGGTCCCGCCCCGGGGCACTGGCTGCGCCCCCGGTGGTTCCCGGCCGTGAAGATCAATGCCCCGTCCGCGTACCGAAAATGCGAGGCTTGTGAGGATTGCCGGGGTTACGGCCTGAGCCGGCCCCCCAGGGGGCTACCCCGCGCCGGACGGGGATCCTCGCGCGCGCCCCCACCTGTGCACCCATGCGCCCCGGCAGCGGGCGGGGTGCTCCTCCCCGGCGCGCGCGAGGGCCGTAACCCCCGGTGGGTGCGGGAGTTGTGCTGAGCGTGGAAGAGACGATCCCGGCCACCGAAGCCGCACAGATTCCGAAGCAGCGCGGGGACTCGCTGCTGGAGACCGCCGTCCGTTACGCCGAGGAGCGTCACTGGGACGTGTTTCCGGGGACCTGGCTGGAGGCCGTCGACGGCGTGCCGTACTGCTCCTGCGGTGACGCGGCGTGCCCGGCGCCCGGCGCGCACCCCGCGCGCCCGGACTGGGCGACGCAGGCGACGGGCAGCGCCACGGTCGCCCGCCGGATGTGGCAGAAGCAGCCGACCGCGTCGATCCTGCTGCCGACGGGGCGGACCTTCGACGCGCTGTCCGTCCCGGAGACCGCCGGGTTCCTGGCGCTGGCCCGGATGGAGCGCATGGAGCTGACGCTGGGCCCGGTGACGCTGACGCCGGACCGCCGGATGCACTTCTTCGTGCTGCCGGGTGCCGCCGTGAAGCTGCCGGACCTGGTGCGCCGGCTCGGCTGGTCGGTGGGCTCGCTGGATCTGGTCGCGCTCGGCGAGGGCGCCTGGGTCGCGGCGCCGCCCACCCGGTTCGGGTCCCGGGGCGCCGTGCAGTGGGCGTGCCGGCCCACCCCGGCGAACCGCTGGCTGCCCGACGCCGAGGAGCTGATCTCGCCGCTCGCGTACGCGTGCGGCCGCGACCGCTAGGGCCTCTCGTCTGGATCACGCCGGGCTCGCGGGGTCTGGGACCGCACCTCGCCGCGTTGTCGTCGGTTGCCATGGCGCCCTCCTCCGCCTTGCGATGCACGGCACCGCACCCCGCTCCCTGATCCGGCCTGATCCAGACGAAAGACCCTGGCCCCAGGGGCACCACCCGGCCCGTAGGGTTTCGGGCATGACGTCAGCAGCCGTACGCGTACAGGGGCTCTGGAAGCGGTTCGGTCAGCAGGTGGCCGTGGCCGGGATCGATCTGGAACTGCCCGCAGGGAAGTTCATCGGGCTCGTCGGCCCCAACGGCGCCGGCAAGACCACCACGCTGTCCATGGTGACCGGGCTGCTGCGGCCCGACCAGGGGTCGGTGGAGGTCGTCGGGCAGGACGTGTGGCGGGACCCGGCGGAGGTCAAGGCGCGCATCGGTGTCCTGCCCGAGGGGCTGCGGCTGTTCGAGCGGCTGTCCGGACGGGAGTTGCTCGGCTACACGGGACGGCTGCGCGGGCTCCCCGGCGCCGAGGTCGACAAGCGGGCCACGCAGCTGCTCGACGTCCTCGACCTCGCGGGGGCCCAGCACAAGCTGGTCGTCGACTACTCGACGGGTATGCGCAAGAAGATCGGGCTCGCCGCGGCCCTGCTGCACAACCCCGAAGTGCTGTTCCTGGACGAGCCGTTCGAGGGTGTCGACCCGGTGTCCGCCCAGACGATCCGCGGGGTGCTGGAACGGTTCACCGCCTCCGGCGCGACGGTCGTCTTCTCCTCCCATGTGATGGAGCTCGTCGAGTCGCTGTGCGACTGGGTCGCCGTCATGGCGGCCGGGCGGATCCGCGCCCACGGTCCGCTCGCCGAGGTGCGCGGCGAGGCGCCCTCGCTGCAGCAGGCGTTCCTCGAACTGGTCGGCGCACACGGCCGGGACGCCGGGTCCGACCTCGACTGGCTGGGCGGCGGGGCCCGATGAGCACCGATGTGACCGGGGTCTTCGTCCGGCTGAAGCTGTCGCTGCTGCGCAACGGGCTGCGCCAGTCCGGGGGCCGGCGGGCCGCCTGGATCGCCTCGGCGGTCGTGGCCCTGCTCTTCGCCGCGCTCCAGCTCCTCGGCCTGATCCTGCTGCGGGGCACCGCGCACGCGGACGCCCTGGTCGTGCTGCTGGTCGCCGTGC containing:
- a CDS encoding ABC transporter ATP-binding protein; its protein translation is MTSAAVRVQGLWKRFGQQVAVAGIDLELPAGKFIGLVGPNGAGKTTTLSMVTGLLRPDQGSVEVVGQDVWRDPAEVKARIGVLPEGLRLFERLSGRELLGYTGRLRGLPGAEVDKRATQLLDVLDLAGAQHKLVVDYSTGMRKKIGLAAALLHNPEVLFLDEPFEGVDPVSAQTIRGVLERFTASGATVVFSSHVMELVESLCDWVAVMAAGRIRAHGPLAEVRGEAPSLQQAFLELVGAHGRDAGSDLDWLGGGAR
- a CDS encoding bifunctional DNA primase/polymerase, whose amino-acid sequence is MLSVEETIPATEAAQIPKQRGDSLLETAVRYAEERHWDVFPGTWLEAVDGVPYCSCGDAACPAPGAHPARPDWATQATGSATVARRMWQKQPTASILLPTGRTFDALSVPETAGFLALARMERMELTLGPVTLTPDRRMHFFVLPGAAVKLPDLVRRLGWSVGSLDLVALGEGAWVAAPPTRFGSRGAVQWACRPTPANRWLPDAEELISPLAYACGRDR